The Candidatus Woesearchaeota archaeon genome contains the following window.
TTTCTATTCCCTGCACTTGATCTTGAAGTTGTTTATCTATTACTTTCCTGTCTGATACAACAATAACCATATCAAATACTCTATTATCTTGTTTGTCAAATTTATTGATTAAGCCATGGGAAAGCCACGCTATCGTATTTGTTTTTCCGCTTCCTGCACTATGTTGGATAAGGTAGTTTTTACCTGGCTTCGCATCTGATAAAAGATTATTGGTACATTCAAACTGATGGTATCTTGGGAAGATTGGCTTTTCTATTCCCTCTTTATCTTTCTTCATATAGATAAAATTAGATAGTAATTTTGAAAGTTTGTTTATCTGCAAGATATCGTTGTATAAGTAAGATGTTTTATAGTCATTTTGAACTTGTGGATTGTCAAGTGCTTTATTAAATGGCAAGAATTCTGTCCTGTACCCTTCAAGCTTTGTTGCCATGAATATTTTTTCATCGCTCATGGCAAAATGGACTAATGTCTTTTGGAAAATCACTTCTTTTGGATCTCTATCATTTTTGTATTGTGAGATTGCCTTTTCAACACCTTGCGAAAATGTATCTTTTAACTCGATTGTAATAATAGGAAGACCATTGATGAAAATGACTAAATCCAATCTGTTTCCCTTCTCTTTATGTTCGTACTCTAATTCATCAATGACAGAAAATATGTTCTTTTCAAATTTACTGAATAAGTCTGGATTCTTATTATTGTTTGGCTTTGGATAGAACAATTGGAAATTACATCCAACATCTTTAAACCCATTTCTTAAAATGTTTATTGTTCCTTTTGCGTCAATCTCTTTGACTAGTCTGAACAGGAATTTTTCTTCTGATTTGTCTCCGTAGATTTTTTGGAATTTCTTCCATTCTTTCTCTTGAGTATCTTGAATGAATTTAAGCGTTAATTCAGCGTCAATGCAAGCTCCTTTGTTAAAAGCTTGAGTTGTTCGTTTGTGATATCCTGTTGAGACTAGATGAGCAATAATATCGTTCTGAAATCCCTTTTCTGAAGTGTCTGATGTCATGCGGTAGCCTCTCTTACGTCAACTTTCCCTGTTACGACATGATGGATAAGCGACTTTTTATATTCTTCCATGAGTTCAATCTTTTTTTCTATCTTTTCAATGGTTTGATCTATCTTGGAAGTTTCTTTGTCGAGATACGAAGAGATTTGGAGTTGTTCAGATGGCGTAGGTAAAAAGAATTTATATTCCAAAATATCCCAAATATCTAAACTTGCTTGGTTTGCAGTCCCATGGGCATGAATATCTAGGTATTTTCTAAACGAATCTGTTCTTAACAAGTATGTAAAATAAGATAATCTTATTTTATTAGTTTTATCTAATTCTAATCTAACGGTATTTTGATTTAATAATGAATTTGAAAATTTTGATGGAACTACTGCAAATTGTCCTACTGCAGATTCTTTTACTTCAGGTTTACTCCCGACAGTGCTTAAAATAATATCTTCTACATGTAATTTAACTTTCTGAAATTCTTTTGCTAATTCGTAGGGTATAAAACTTTCTCCTTCTATAATGGTTTCATTTTTAATATCTGTTGCTTTAACTACGGGTACACCAGAATCAGCGAATATTTCTGATTTAAATGCAAAGCCCTTTGTGGTAGAACAAAAATGTTTAATTTTATGTTCTTCCCAACCTAAAACCGTTTCACCAATCCATTCAATTCCAGAATCTTTCAGTTTTGCTTTTTGATTGAGTCCTTTTGTCACAACGTGATTGATGAGCGCGATACGTTTTTCTTTGAGAAGGTCTATGAGGTGTTGGTCTTTTGAGATGAGAAAATCTATTTCTGAGGATTTGATATCTAGAAAAGAGGTGATGAGAGATTGCTCTTGAAAAGAGGGAACGGCTATTTGCATATTCGCATATTTCTGCCCATTGAAATTTTCAATTGTTGTCTGCACAGAGTATAATTTTATCTGAGCAAAAAATGATTCTGATCTTGTAAAATAATATAAAAATTTACTGTCATTTGAATTATTTGCTACAAATCTAACTAAATATCCAGCAAAGGAACATACTCCATGTTTCTTATTATCATAATACAAAGAAGTTCCTACTGAACCACTTCTTGCAATGAGCACATCACCCCTATTTAGTAAATATTCTTTATTAATTGTTTTGAAAGGCAAGTAAACTCCATTCTCAATTAATCTATTATTCTCACTAATATCAGTAATTCTCAAAAAACGAATACCCTCATCAACATATTTCTCTGCAGGTTCATTTAATCCATATTCTGCGCTTTTAGAACATATATGTTTAACTCTATTTATCTCCCAACTCTCAGGAATCTTCCCAATCCATTGAACTCCGGATTCTTTGTATTTTGGATAGGGTTTTAGTTTCACTTTATACCTCATCTCCTTTAGAGGGGTATCTTACCAATTTTTCTTTGTTCCAGTCAGGAGTCGCAATTTTTTCATCAATTAAGTCCAGTAAATCTTTAAGATTGTTAGAATCTTCAATTTTTATCTTATCTACTTCTACGCTGAAGCTATATTTATCGCCTCTTTGTTCTTTTAGAGTTTTTATCTTTTCAAACGTAATTTCATCTTTATATTTGTTAAAAATTCTTGTAATCTGGGAATTTAATGAACCGTTCTGAATAATGGTTTCTTTTAGTTTTAGAATATTTCCCTCAGAATCTGTTTTATCAGTCACTACATCAGCAACTTCAATAAAATTAAAATTATTAAAGAATTCTCTAGACCTATTTATACAATATTCATTTAATCTAAACAGAGTTTTGAAGTTCTTTCGGTGATATATTAAAATTTTATCACAATATAATCTTCGTTCATTGTCTGTATTGCCATCTATTAGGAAGTTTTTAAAAAAGATAAAATCAATGTAATCATCAAAATAGATAAAATCTCCCTCTAATTCTTCAATATCACCTTGATGTATGGAAAACTTCTTTTTTGCACTAACTGAAACTCTGCCTAATTTTCTAAAATACAATAATTCCTGACCTTGTTTTGAAAATTTTAGGATAGTGTAATAGTAATCTGAATAGTTGTTAGTTGCTAAGTCTATTTCTTCAGCAGAAAGTTTTCCCAGAAGATTGTTAAAATAATTATTCTGCTCAGCTAACTCAGCTTTTGTTATTTGATAATCTCTTGTATTAGAATCATCACTCATAAATTCATGAAACGCATCTAAATTTAAGCTAAAGTTATCACCTTCTCCACATAAGTATCTTTTGATTATTTCTTTAAATTTTTCTTTAAGATCATCACTAACGTTCAATTTTTTAACAGAAAGATATTCCTCTTCTGAAACACATTTTCTAGTATCTCTTTTTATTAAGAACGCCTCAACCGTCCAATCCTGTAAGTTTAGTTCCACTCTTTAAACACCTTCCCATCTAATTGAGACACTTTGATGTATCCTGTTAAGTATTGTTTTTTTGAGATAATGATTAACTCTTTTCCATCTTTGGTTTTAACATTTAAAATGTAATAGGGTATATAAAAAAGATTATATAATATCCCGTTTTCTTCTTTCAATATCAATACTAATCCTATAACAATAAAGATAATAGATCCTACAACCACGCTGGTCTTGGAAATTGTGTTGTCTTTGATGAATTCCGCTAAGAAAAGTATGAATGGAGAAAGTGAGCTAATGATATACCTCACATGAGAAGATTTCATTTCAGTACTTCTTATGTTAATCTCTTTATCTTGGTTTTTACTTTTTTTTAAAATAACCTGATAAAAGAGGTATACTGAAATAATGGAGAACATACACAAGATAAGGAATATTATATATTCTGGTTGGATTATATCTTTTATCGACCAAGATGTAATTCTTTTAGACAGAAAATAAGCCCAATAAACATATATCGGGAAGAAAGCTGTAAAAACATGCAATATCTTTCCGTAAAGATTCAATCGCTTTACCATCACTCAACATCCTCCTTAATGAGTTCCTGTATCTCTGAAGTCACTTGTGTAATGTCCTTTTCAATATCTTCAAGCGCTCTTGGTGCTTCGTACTTGTAAAAGTATTTAGTAAAATTAATCTCATATCCTATTTTGTCTTTGGAACGATCCATCCACGCATCAAGATAATAAGGAGTTACTTCTTTCTTGAAATAAGCACCTATATCCTGCTTTAATGGGATTTTCTCGGAGTCACGTAAATTGCTATCTACGACTTTTTTGCCTTTTACGAGAACGTATTCGGCAGTATCATCATGTTCAGATAATGCCATAATAATTGCGTTGACAAAGTTTGGAGCTAATCCAAATTCTTTCAAAGCTTTCTTTATTTTTTCCTCAAACTTATCCCAGTTTTTGTAAGTATCTGGACCAATTGTTTTCAAAGCTTTAACAATAGCTTCTTGTTTTTCTTTTCCAGCAGTCTCTTCTTCAAGCTTTTCTTCAGGATTTTTAGATTTACTCTCACTAAGTTTTGCAAATGCAGAAACAGAGTACAAATTTTCCAGCCTTTCTTCATTTACAACAAAATTAAGTTGCAGTGGTCTTTCAACGGTTATTTTAGTATATCCGAATTCTTCTTTATCGAATATTTTGGAGTGAACATTTGGTTTAAAGTCTGCATAAATCTGGACAATTTTCTCAATATGTCCATCTTTTCCAGTTGAAAGTTCATTTCTCTTATTTCCAAGACTCTTCCTCATTTTTTTAAAGAAAGAGGTAGCATCAATCAGCTGTATTTTCCCAACCCTTGCGGTTGACTTTTTATTGGTTAATATCCAAACGTACGTGTTAATCCCTGTATTGTAAAATAATTGGTTTGGTAAAGCAATTATGGCTTCTACATAATCATTCTCAATCATCCATTTTCGTATGTCACTCTCGCCACCACCAGCATCCCCGGTAAAAAGAGGAGAGCCGTTTGTAATTGCCGCAATTCTTGATTTTTCTCCATTGACTTTCATCTTTGAAGCCATATGCTGTAAGAATAATAATTGTCCATCATTAATCCGCGGAGTTCCTGCACCAAAACGACCTTC
Protein-coding sequences here:
- a CDS encoding class I SAM-dependent DNA methyltransferase translates to MSNFQEKVSFIWDLADLLWGPYKRNEYQKVILPFTILKRFDCVLSDTKKNVLETYKKYKDTIENKEHLLMNASKQDFYNYSKYDFKTLLEDPEHIEQNLLHYMDCFSKNVQDIFGESGFNIKIHITKLAKNELLFLLIKKFSESKVDLHPDIVSNYEMGTIFEELVRKFSEQSNEEAGDHFTPREIVELMTHLMFEVHKDEIKQKNLIKTVYDPACGTGGMLTGSKNYIATINKEIEVALFGQELNEEIYAICKADMLMKGEDSDKIKGPLSTLSKDQFPNLKFDYIISNPPYGKKWEMDQDAVEKEAKLGYEGRFGAGTPRINDGQLLFLQHMASKMKVNGEKSRIAAITNGSPLFTGDAGGGESDIRKWMIENDYVEAIIALPNQLFYNTGINTYVWILTNKKSTARVGKIQLIDATSFFKKMRKSLGNKRNELSTGKDGHIEKIVQIYADFKPNVHSKIFDKEEFGYTKITVERPLQLNFVVNEERLENLYSVSAFAKLSESKSKNPEEKLEEETAGKEKQEAIVKALKTIGPDTYKNWDKFEEKIKKALKEFGLAPNFVNAIIMALSEHDDTAEYVLVKGKKVVDSNLRDSEKIPLKQDIGAYFKKEVTPYYLDAWMDRSKDKIGYEINFTKYFYKYEAPRALEDIEKDITQVTSEIQELIKEDVE
- a CDS encoding restriction endonuclease subunit S; translated protein: MKLKPYPKYKESGVQWIGKIPESWEINRVKHICSKSAEYGLNEPAEKYVDEGIRFLRITDISENNRLIENGVYLPFKTINKEYLLNRGDVLIARSGSVGTSLYYDNKKHGVCSFAGYLVRFVANNSNDSKFLYYFTRSESFFAQIKLYSVQTTIENFNGQKYANMQIAVPSFQEQSLITSFLDIKSSEIDFLISKDQHLIDLLKEKRIALINHVVTKGLNQKAKLKDSGIEWIGETVLGWEEHKIKHFCSTTKGFAFKSEIFADSGVPVVKATDIKNETIIEGESFIPYELAKEFQKVKLHVEDIILSTVGSKPEVKESAVGQFAVVPSKFSNSLLNQNTVRLELDKTNKIRLSYFTYLLRTDSFRKYLDIHAHGTANQASLDIWDILEYKFFLPTPSEQLQISSYLDKETSKIDQTIEKIEKKIELMEEYKKSLIHHVVTGKVDVREATA